One part of the Homalodisca vitripennis isolate AUS2020 unplaced genomic scaffold, UT_GWSS_2.1 ScUCBcl_336;HRSCAF=2105, whole genome shotgun sequence genome encodes these proteins:
- the LOC124370625 gene encoding uncharacterized protein LOC124370625 produces the protein MYLNMYTQDLGQTCSWVNRYLNYTNDGQILFAEQYRRLVNGKPVNTVVNGQYVDKGHYKYSGLRDGKIIVLHAYFLWFDPPNIDIHYVCTDDPNYSNGKGTGSIFIESMYPDGPEKDQATINRVLRLNGFDPRELIRINNNCNCSNIPDHFGPGKCPNINTKGSYFN, from the exons ATGTACCTCAACATGTACACGCAGGACCTAGGACAGACCTGCTCCTGGGTCAACCGGTACCTCAACTATACAAATGACGGGCAAATTCTCTTTGCTGAACAATACCGGCGCCTTGT gaaTGGGAAACCGGTAAACACTGTGGTGAATGGCCAATACGTAGACAAGGGACATTACAAATACTCTGGTCTGAGGG ACGGGAAGATCATAGTTCTGCACGCGTACTTCTTGTGGTTTGATCCGCCAAACATTGACATCCACTACGTCTGTACAGATGATCCTAACTATA GTAATGGGAAAGGCACTGGCAGTATTTTTATTGAGAGCATGTACCCTGATGGGCCAGAGAAAGATCAAGCAACAATCAACAGAGTGCTGAGACTAAATGGCTTTGACCCGAGGGAACtcattagaataaataataactgtaactGTTCCAACATCCCAGATCATTTTGGACCAGGTAAATGCCCAAACATAAATACAAAAGGgtcttattttaactaa